In a genomic window of Bradyrhizobium ontarionense:
- a CDS encoding type I restriction-modification system subunit M has protein sequence MAIKKSDLYSSLWASCDALRGGMDASQYKDYVLFMLFIKYVSDKYGDSDDFAPPVTIPKGASFKDMIALKGKSDVGDKINTQVIQPLVDANSRLARTDFPDFNDPNKLGEGKDMVDTLTNLIGIFEKPELDFSKNRADHDDILGDAYEYLMRHFATESGKSKGQFYTPSEVSRVIAKIIGISPQNTIAATTAYDPTCGSGSLLLKVAAEAGKHITLEGQEKDVTTAGLARMNMILHDFPTATVLSGNTLASPKFKDGEQLRTYDYVVANPPFSDKTWSTGLTPSADLYQRFQWGEPPAKQGDYAYLLHIIRSLKSTGKGACILPHGVLFRGGAEAVIRTQLVKSGYLKGIIGLPANLFYGTGIPACIVVLDKNNATARKGVFMIDASKGFIKDGPKNRLRERDLHRIVDVFTHAETRPGYSRLVPHDEIAKNDFNLNLPRYIDTQDAEDIQDIGGHLHGGIPARDIDALNDYWTICPELRAALFEPNRPGYCDLLVEAAEIKATIHGHPQFAAFIAGLQAHFAKWRAVAAVNLRTLKRDCLPKEVIHAQSEQLLAHAEGQPLIDPYAVYQHLMDYWAETMQDDCYIIAADGWVAKTLRVLETDKKGKTRDKGWVCDLVPKPLIVARYFAKEQAAIEAQQAALEATTSALTELEEEHGGEDGVLGALDKIAKAEVGARLKEIKGDKDAKEEAAVLQQWLNLNSEEAELKRAIREAEAALDKLAYNKYPELTEVEIQTLVVDDKWLTTITAAVQGELDRVSLTLTSRIQLLAGRYAAPLPTIIEEVAALAARVDGHLKKIENKPPHSPALLKVAAR, from the coding sequence ATGGCAATCAAGAAATCCGATCTCTACTCCTCCCTTTGGGCCTCTTGCGATGCGCTTCGCGGCGGCATGGATGCCAGCCAGTACAAGGACTACGTCCTGTTCATGCTGTTCATCAAATATGTCTCCGACAAATACGGCGACTCCGATGACTTTGCCCCGCCGGTCACGATTCCCAAGGGCGCCAGCTTCAAGGACATGATCGCCCTCAAGGGTAAGAGCGATGTCGGCGACAAGATCAACACCCAGGTGATCCAGCCGCTGGTCGACGCCAATTCACGCCTGGCCCGCACCGACTTTCCGGATTTCAACGATCCGAACAAGCTTGGCGAGGGAAAGGACATGGTGGACACCCTCACCAATCTCATCGGCATCTTCGAGAAGCCGGAGCTGGATTTTTCCAAGAACCGCGCCGATCACGACGACATCCTCGGCGACGCCTACGAATATCTGATGCGGCACTTCGCGACCGAGAGCGGCAAGAGCAAGGGGCAATTCTACACCCCGTCCGAGGTGAGCCGGGTCATCGCCAAGATCATCGGCATCTCGCCCCAGAATACGATTGCTGCGACGACAGCCTACGACCCCACCTGCGGTTCTGGCTCGCTGCTGCTGAAGGTCGCCGCCGAAGCCGGCAAGCACATTACGTTGGAAGGCCAGGAAAAGGACGTGACCACCGCCGGTCTCGCCCGCATGAACATGATCCTGCACGACTTTCCGACCGCCACCGTGCTGTCGGGCAACACGCTGGCCTCGCCGAAATTCAAGGATGGCGAGCAGCTGCGCACCTATGACTATGTCGTCGCCAATCCGCCGTTCTCCGACAAGACCTGGAGCACGGGGCTTACGCCGTCTGCGGACCTCTATCAGCGCTTTCAATGGGGTGAGCCGCCAGCCAAGCAGGGCGACTACGCCTATCTGCTGCACATCATCCGCTCGCTGAAGAGCACCGGGAAGGGCGCCTGCATTCTGCCCCACGGCGTGCTGTTTCGCGGCGGCGCCGAGGCTGTGATCCGCACCCAGCTTGTGAAGTCCGGCTATCTCAAGGGCATCATCGGCCTGCCGGCCAATCTGTTTTACGGCACCGGCATTCCCGCCTGCATTGTCGTGCTCGATAAGAACAACGCCACCGCCCGCAAGGGCGTCTTCATGATCGATGCCAGCAAGGGCTTTATCAAGGACGGCCCCAAGAATCGGCTGCGCGAGCGCGACCTGCACCGGATCGTCGATGTCTTTACCCACGCGGAAACCCGTCCGGGCTATTCCCGCCTGGTGCCGCATGACGAGATAGCGAAGAACGACTTCAATCTCAATCTGCCGCGCTACATCGACACCCAGGACGCTGAGGACATCCAGGACATCGGCGGCCACCTGCATGGCGGCATCCCGGCCCGCGATATCGATGCGCTCAACGACTACTGGACAATCTGCCCGGAGCTGCGCGCTGCGTTGTTCGAACCCAACCGCCCCGGTTATTGCGACCTCCTCGTCGAGGCCGCCGAGATCAAGGCCACCATCCATGGCCATCCGCAATTCGCCGCCTTCATCGCCGGCCTTCAGGCGCATTTTGCAAAATGGCGCGCGGTCGCTGCCGTCAACCTGCGCACGCTCAAGCGCGACTGCCTACCGAAGGAGGTGATCCACGCGCAATCCGAGCAACTGCTCGCGCATGCCGAAGGCCAGCCGCTGATCGACCCTTATGCGGTCTACCAGCACTTGATGGACTACTGGGCCGAGACCATGCAGGACGATTGCTACATCATCGCCGCCGATGGCTGGGTGGCTAAGACCCTGCGCGTCCTGGAGACCGACAAGAAGGGCAAGACCAGGGACAAGGGCTGGGTGTGCGATCTCGTGCCCAAGCCGCTGATCGTCGCGCGCTATTTCGCGAAAGAGCAAGCCGCCATCGAAGCGCAGCAGGCCGCGCTGGAGGCCACCACATCAGCCCTTACCGAGTTGGAGGAGGAACACGGCGGCGAAGACGGTGTCCTCGGCGCCCTGGACAAGATCGCCAAGGCCGAGGTCGGCGCCCGTCTCAAGGAGATCAAGGGAGACAAGGATGCCAAGGAAGAGGCTGCCGTCCTACAGCAATGGCTGAACTTGAACAGCGAGGAAGCCGAGCTGAAGCGCGCCATTCGCGAAGCCGAGGCCGCGCTTGATAAGCTGGCCTATAACAAATACCCGGAACTGACCGAGGTCGAAATTCAGACATTGGTCGTGGACGACAAATGGCTGACGACGATCACCGCCGCCGTGCAGGGCGAGTTGGATCGCGTGTCGCTGACGCTCACCAGTCGCATCCAGCTTCTTGCAGGCCGCTACGCCGCCCCATTGCCGACGATTATCGAAGAAGTTGCCGCTCTGGCTGCCCGCGTGGACGGGCACTTAAAAAAGATAGAGAATAAGCCGCCGCATTCTCCAGCACTCTTGAAGGTTGCCGCCCGATGA
- a CDS encoding NAD(P)-dependent oxidoreductase, whose protein sequence is MSTPRKVLFVGIGNMGWPMAARLIGAGFEVSVNDAVAGRAADFVRQAGGVEAVDLAAAAAAAEVVITMLPTSRHVGDAVAALRAGLQRDHIVIDMSSGAPAATQAIAADLAPLGVVVLDAPVSGGVPRAVTGELAIMAGGEAAALDRVEPLLRAMGTTIHRIGGLGSGQAMKALNNLVSAGGFLIGIEALLIGQQFGIDPGLMTDVLNASTGMNNSTQKKFRQFVLSRKFDSGFGLDLMVKDLTIALDVARANGVAAPFANLCRELSASAQGLLGPGQDHTALAKLSEALAGVELGE, encoded by the coding sequence ATGAGCACGCCGCGCAAGGTCCTGTTCGTCGGCATCGGCAACATGGGCTGGCCGATGGCCGCGCGCCTCATCGGGGCCGGCTTCGAGGTCTCGGTCAATGATGCCGTCGCGGGCCGGGCGGCGGATTTCGTCCGCCAGGCCGGCGGCGTCGAGGCGGTGGATCTCGCGGCGGCGGCCGCTGCGGCCGAGGTCGTCATCACGATGCTGCCGACCAGCAGGCATGTCGGCGACGCCGTCGCCGCCCTGCGCGCAGGGCTGCAGCGCGACCACATCGTGATCGACATGAGTTCCGGCGCGCCGGCGGCGACCCAGGCCATCGCCGCCGATCTCGCCCCGCTCGGCGTGGTCGTGCTCGACGCGCCGGTCAGCGGTGGCGTGCCGCGCGCGGTGACCGGCGAGCTCGCGATCATGGCCGGTGGTGAAGCGGCCGCGCTCGACCGTGTCGAGCCGCTGCTGCGCGCGATGGGCACCACCATCCATCGCATCGGTGGCCTCGGCTCCGGCCAGGCGATGAAGGCGCTCAACAACCTCGTCTCCGCCGGCGGCTTCCTGATCGGCATCGAGGCGCTTCTGATCGGCCAGCAGTTCGGCATCGATCCCGGCCTGATGACCGACGTGCTCAACGCCTCGACCGGCATGAACAATTCGACGCAGAAGAAGTTCAGGCAGTTCGTGCTGTCGCGCAAGTTCGACAGCGGCTTCGGGCTCGACCTGATGGTGAAGGACCTGACGATCGCGCTCGACGTCGCCCGCGCCAATGGCGTCGCCGCGCCGTTCGCCAATCTCTGCCGCGAGCTGAGCGCGAGCGCGCAAGGGCTGCTCGGACCGGGCCAGGATCACACCGCGCTGGCGAAGCTGAGCGAGGCTCTGGCCGGCGTCGAACTCGGCGAATGA
- a CDS encoding carboxymuconolactone decarboxylase family protein — MSDELFEQGLKVRREVLGADYVDGSLAKADDFMMAFQHITTEMCWGYAWTRPGLDRRTRSIINLAMLTALSKPSELKLHVKGALTNGLTVEEIKEILLHATVYCGIPAGLEAFKAAHEVLVAEGAIAKKDGA, encoded by the coding sequence ATGAGCGACGAGTTGTTCGAACAGGGCCTGAAGGTGCGGCGCGAGGTGCTGGGCGCGGACTATGTCGACGGCAGCCTGGCCAAGGCCGACGATTTCATGATGGCGTTCCAGCACATCACCACCGAGATGTGCTGGGGCTATGCCTGGACCCGGCCGGGGCTCGACCGCCGCACGCGCAGCATCATCAACCTCGCGATGCTGACGGCGCTGAGCAAGCCGAGCGAGCTCAAGCTGCACGTCAAGGGCGCGCTGACCAACGGCCTGACCGTCGAGGAGATCAAGGAGATCCTGCTGCACGCGACGGTCTATTGCGGCATTCCGGCCGGCCTGGAGGCGTTCAAGGCGGCGCATGAGGTGCTGGTGGCGGAGGGCGCGATCGCGAAGAAGGACGGCGCATGA
- a CDS encoding aldehyde dehydrogenase family protein, which translates to MNANVKLPAAKGVFIDNKWQPAQSGRTIAMLAPATGQVIASIAAGDAPDIDLAVEAARRALEGPWGRLTATERGRLLSRLGRLIEDNAEELVRLEAADTGKPMKQARADVVAVARYFEYYGGAADKVHGDTIPFLDGFFVTTVYEPLGVTGHIIPWNYPGQMFGRTVAPALAMGNATVIKPAEEACLVPLRLAELAAEAGFPAGAINVVPGLGEEAGAALSAHAGIDFLSFTGSPEVGTLVQTAAAKNHIGCTLELGGKSPQIVFADADLDAALTSVAAAIVQNAGQTCSAGSRVLVERAIWDRFLAELTLRFAKLTAGTPEMDLDLGPVISAVQKKRIEGMLARAEAGGARRVASGRIAEGVPGEGFYVAPALYQHVARDSELARDEVFGPVLAAMPFDDEADAIRLANGTEFGLVAGVWSGDGSRAMRVARKVRVGQMFVNGYGAGGGIELPFGGMKKSGHGREKGFEALYDLAAMKTLIVKHG; encoded by the coding sequence ATGAACGCGAACGTGAAACTGCCCGCTGCCAAGGGCGTCTTCATCGACAACAAGTGGCAGCCGGCGCAATCGGGCCGCACCATCGCGATGCTGGCGCCGGCGACCGGCCAGGTGATCGCCTCGATCGCGGCGGGTGACGCGCCCGACATCGATCTCGCGGTGGAAGCGGCGCGCCGCGCGCTCGAAGGTCCGTGGGGGCGGCTGACGGCGACCGAGCGCGGCCGCCTGCTGTCCAGGCTGGGCCGCCTTATCGAGGACAATGCGGAGGAGCTGGTGCGGCTCGAAGCGGCCGACACCGGCAAGCCGATGAAGCAGGCCAGGGCCGATGTCGTCGCCGTCGCGCGCTATTTCGAATATTACGGCGGCGCCGCCGACAAGGTGCATGGCGACACCATTCCCTTCCTCGACGGCTTCTTCGTCACGACCGTCTACGAGCCGCTCGGCGTCACCGGCCACATCATTCCCTGGAACTATCCCGGGCAGATGTTCGGACGCACGGTGGCGCCGGCGCTGGCGATGGGCAACGCGACCGTGATCAAGCCGGCCGAGGAGGCCTGCCTGGTGCCGTTGCGGCTGGCCGAGCTCGCCGCCGAAGCCGGTTTCCCGGCGGGCGCGATCAACGTCGTGCCGGGGCTCGGCGAGGAGGCTGGTGCTGCGCTGTCGGCGCATGCCGGCATCGACTTCCTCTCCTTCACCGGCAGCCCGGAGGTCGGCACCCTGGTGCAGACGGCGGCGGCGAAGAACCATATCGGCTGCACGCTCGAGCTCGGCGGCAAGTCGCCGCAGATCGTGTTTGCCGACGCCGATCTCGATGCGGCGCTGACCTCGGTGGCGGCGGCGATCGTGCAGAACGCCGGACAGACCTGCTCGGCCGGCTCGCGCGTGCTGGTCGAGCGCGCGATCTGGGACCGCTTCCTGGCCGAGCTGACGCTGCGCTTCGCGAAGCTCACCGCCGGCACGCCGGAGATGGATCTCGATCTCGGTCCCGTCATCAGCGCCGTGCAGAAGAAGCGCATCGAGGGCATGCTGGCGCGCGCCGAGGCCGGCGGCGCCAGGCGCGTCGCGTCGGGCAGGATCGCCGAGGGCGTGCCCGGCGAAGGTTTCTACGTCGCGCCGGCGCTCTATCAGCACGTCGCGCGCGACTCCGAACTGGCGCGCGACGAGGTGTTCGGTCCGGTTCTGGCGGCAATGCCGTTCGACGACGAGGCCGATGCGATCAGGCTCGCCAACGGCACGGAGTTCGGCCTAGTCGCCGGCGTGTGGTCGGGCGACGGCTCGCGCGCGATGCGCGTCGCGCGCAAGGTCCGGGTCGGCCAGATGTTCGTCAACGGCTACGGCGCCGGCGGCGGCATCGAGCTGCCGTTCGGCGGCATGAAGAAGTCTGGCCACGGCCGCGAGAAGGGCTTTGAGGCGCTCTATGATCTCGCGGCGATGAAGACCCTGATCGTGAAGCACGGCTGA
- a CDS encoding FliM/FliN family flagellar motor switch protein — protein MSRVTESSRDFGGPAVSTFDKVTVDLMVVLGTCSMPIHQVLRLSRGAIIELDATEADDVKVLANNMPIANGVVLVDRNRIAVEVKDMLPRSPTPTTR, from the coding sequence ATGTCTCGGGTAACGGAATCCAGTCGTGACTTCGGTGGTCCTGCAGTGTCAACCTTCGATAAAGTGACAGTCGACCTGATGGTCGTGCTCGGCACCTGTTCAATGCCCATCCACCAGGTTCTGCGCCTGTCCCGCGGCGCCATCATCGAGCTGGACGCCACCGAGGCCGACGACGTCAAGGTCCTGGCCAACAACATGCCCATCGCCAATGGGGTGGTGCTGGTCGACCGCAACCGGATCGCGGTCGAGGTCAAGGACATGCTGCCTCGATCTCCGACGCCGACCACGCGATAG